One window from the genome of Deltaproteobacteria bacterium encodes:
- the ribH gene encoding 6,7-dimethyl-8-ribityllumazine synthase — MSRGTPPERELLAQGMRIAIVATRWNAELVEQLLEGAQKALSQRKAAGVDVYRCAGVFELAPLAARIARKGGIDGIVALGCLIRGGTDHYRVLCDEVARALGALALECGTSPHPIAIAFGVLTCETLEQAQERADPRRADKGGEAALACLEQIHALRAAGAE, encoded by the coding sequence ATGAGCAGGGGAACTCCGCCCGAGCGGGAGCTGTTGGCGCAAGGGATGCGGATCGCCATCGTCGCCACGCGCTGGAACGCCGAGCTCGTCGAGCAGCTTCTCGAAGGCGCGCAAAAGGCGCTTTCGCAGCGCAAGGCCGCGGGGGTGGACGTGTATCGCTGCGCGGGCGTGTTCGAGCTGGCGCCGCTGGCCGCGCGAATCGCGCGAAAAGGCGGCATCGACGGGATCGTGGCCCTCGGCTGCCTGATCCGCGGCGGGACCGACCATTACCGCGTCCTCTGCGACGAGGTCGCGCGCGCGCTTGGGGCGCTGGCGCTGGAATGCGGAACGAGCCCGCACCCGATCGCGATCGCCTTCGGGGTGCTCACCTGTGAAACGCTCGAGCAGGCGCAGGAGCGCGCCGACCCGAGGCGGGCGGACAAGGGCGGCGAGGCCGCGCTCGCCTGCCTGGAGCAGATCCATGCGCTGCGCGCGGCGGGAGCGGAATAA
- a CDS encoding riboflavin synthase, translating into MFTGLIEDVGTVTAVDRVPKGARLSVRTRLSGLPRGASIAVDGACLTAVDFSGDQFTADVSAETLEKTTLGDRRAGDRVNLERPMALGDRLDGHLVLGHVDGVGEIVRRETVGEGVLVALKLPAGLAPLVVSKGSIALDGISLTVNAVVDPDRISLFLVPETLRATTWGIKEVGAKVNVEADILGKHVARLMQFRA; encoded by the coding sequence ATGTTCACCGGCCTCATCGAGGACGTTGGAACCGTGACGGCGGTCGATCGGGTGCCCAAAGGTGCGCGCCTGTCGGTGCGGACCCGGCTCTCCGGCTTGCCGCGCGGGGCGAGCATCGCCGTGGACGGCGCCTGTCTCACGGCCGTCGACTTCTCCGGCGACCAGTTCACCGCCGACGTGAGCGCCGAGACGCTGGAGAAGACCACGCTCGGCGACCGCAGGGCCGGCGACAGGGTCAACCTCGAGCGGCCGATGGCGCTCGGCGATCGATTGGATGGCCATCTCGTGCTGGGGCACGTGGACGGCGTGGGCGAGATCGTGCGCCGCGAGACCGTCGGCGAGGGGGTACTCGTCGCATTGAAGCTGCCTGCCGGCCTCGCGCCTCTGGTGGTCTCGAAAGGCTCGATCGCGCTGGACGGCATCTCGCTCACCGTCAACGCGGTCGTCGACCCCGACCGCATCTCGCTCTTCCTCGTTCCCGAGACGCTGCGCGCGACCACCTGGGGCATCAAAGAGGTGGGAGCAAAGGTGAACGTCGAGGCCGACATTCTCGGAAAACACGTGGCGCGCCTGATGCAATTCCGGGCCTGA